In a genomic window of Myotis daubentonii chromosome 18, mMyoDau2.1, whole genome shotgun sequence:
- the LOC132221009 gene encoding olfactory receptor 10J1-like, with product MKRENYTVVSEFFFQGFSSFHEHKLILFAIFLTLYVLTLAGNVIIVTIISTDRHLHTPMYFFLSMLSTSETMYTLVIVPQMLSSLIGQSQSISLAGCATQMFFFITLAINNCFLLTAMGYDRYVAICKPLRYTVIINKKVCAQLVWGACSIGLLVAIIQTPSVFSQPFCGKEVAHYFCDIRPVMKLSCADTNLHDIITFIISSLVIVVPMGLVFISYILIISTILKIASSEGQKKAFATCASHLIVVIVHYGCASIAYLKPESENTKDQDQLISVTYTIFTPLLNPVVYTLRNKEVKNALHRAFIRKPLA from the coding sequence atgaagagagagaactaCACAGTGGTGAGTGAATTTTTTTTCCAGGGTTTTTCCAGCTTTCATGAACACAAACTTATTCTCTTTGCAATATTTCTCACCTTGTACGTTTTAACCCTGGCTGGCAATGTCATCATTGTGACAATTATCAGTACTGATCGCCACCTTCACACCCCCATGTACTTCTTTCTTAGTATGCTTTCAACTTCAGAAACTATGTACACATTGGTCATTGTACCACAAATGCTCTCCAGCCTCATAGGACAAAGCCAATCCATCTCCTTGGCTGGCTGTGCCACCCAGATGTTCTTTTTTATCACTTTGGCCATCAACAACTGCTTTCTACTCACAGCAATGGGGTATGACCGCTATGTCGCCATCTGCAAACCTTTGAGGTACACAGTCATCATAAACAAGAAAGTGTGTGCCCAGCTGGTTTGGGGGGCCTGCAGCATTGGCCTGCTTGTGGCCATCATTCAGACTCCATCTGTGTTCAGTCAGCCCTTTTGTGGTAAAGAGGTGGCCCATTATTTCTGTGACATCCGCCCAGTTATGAAACTCTCCTGTGCTGACACCAATCTACATGACATAATCACTTTTATCATCAGCTCCCTTGTCATTGTGGTGCCCATGGGTTTGGTCTTCATCTCCTACATCCTTATCATCTCCACCATCCTCAAGATTGCCTCAAGTGAGGGCCAAAAGAAGGCTTTTGCAACGTGTGCCTCTCACCTCATCGTGGTCATTGTCCACTATGGCTGTGCCTCCATTGCCTACCTCAAGCCTGAGTCGGAGAACACCAAAGATCAGGATCAGCTGATCTCAGTGACCTACACCATTTTTACTCCTCTCCTTAACCCTGTGGTATATACTCTGAGAAACAAGGAGGTCAAGAATGCCCTTCACCGTGCTTTCATCAGAAAACCTCTTGCCTAG